The genome window GTTCCGCTGCCGCAACGAGCCGGCCTTCCCGCTGGCCGAGCTGAAGGACGAGGTCGAGCGCGAGCTCGATTACCTGTGCTCGATGATGTTCCTGGAGGAGGAAGTCGACTACCTGCGCAGCCTGCGCTTCATCAAGAGCGATTTCGCGGACTTCCTGACCCTGTTCCGCTTCCAGCGCAAGTTCATCCAGGTCGACACCGACGGCCCCCACCTGCGCATCCGCGCCAGCGGCCCGATCGTGCACGTGATGGGCTTCGAGATCTTCGTGCTCTACATCGTCAACGAGCTCTACTTCCGCCGCTTCGACCAGGCGGCGGCGCTGAAGGAGGCGCGGGTGCGCCTCCAGCACAAGATCGAGGCCTTCCGCGCCTTCGGCCAGGAGCCGCCGCGCGCCAACCCTTTCGAGTTCTTCGACTTCGGGGTGCGCCGCCGCTTTTCCGGCGAATGGCACGACGAGGTGGTGGCGACCCTGCAGCGCGAGCTGCCCCAGTATTTCAAGGGCACCTCCAACGTGCACCTGGCGCGCAAGTATGGCCTGGTCCCGATCGGCACCATGGCCCACGAATGGCTTTATGTAAGACGGAACTGTTCACAAGCTCAACGGTGCTCTATCGATACGGGCACGGGATATGGGATTAATAGCAAGTCGGATAGGCCTGTCGAATCTTGTGTTCATCTGCATTAACGGCAAGGAAGGGAGATTTTGTTCATGACCAATACAGCCTTCGTTCCCGTTATCACTTCTCTCCTTGAGAACGATCTCTATAAATTTACTATGTGGCAGGCCCTGTTACATAGTCATCCTGCAGCACATGCGGAATACGAATTTACATGTCGTAATGAACCAAAGTATCCGCTATCAGAACTCGCGGATGAACTGAACGCTCAACTCGACTATCTTTGCAATTTACGATTTTCCGATGAAGAGCTTGATTACCTACGAGATCTTCGTTTTATCAAACCGGACTTTGTCGACTTTCTTTCGCTTTTTCACCTGCAGCGCAAATTCATTACCGTAACAACGGAAGACAAACGTCTTCGTGTGCGAGCAATCGGACCAATGGTGCACACGATGCCGTTTGAAATTTACGTCCTGCAGTTGGTGAACGAGCTCTACTTCCGTCGATTCGACAAGCAATCGTGTCTCAAGGAAGGAGTGAAGCGGCTTCATCAGAAAATTGGCCTTATCAAAGAGCGCGTACAGCAGGTTGCTACAAACCGCGCTCATCCGTTTGAATTCTTTGACTTTGGATTGCGCCGTCGTTTTTCGTCTGAAATGCAGGATTTAGTCGTAGCCACATTGTCAAGTGAATTGCCAACCCACTTTAAGGGCACGTCTAATGTCCACCTAGCGCGGAAATACAATCTTGTCCCTATCGGTACGCACGCGCATGAGTGGTTCGGGCTATTTCAAGCGCAAGAGACTGTTCGTCTTCGAAATTTTCAGAAGGCTGCTTTACAAGCTTGGGTGGATGAGTATAGGGGCGACCTTGGCACGGCTCTAACCGACATGGTTGGGATGGATGCATTCCTGAGCGATTTCGATCTGTACTTCGCGAAGCTGTTCGACTCGCTACGGCACGACAGTGGGGATCCCGTTATCTGGGGCGAAAAAGCTCTTGCTCACTATGCCAAGTTACGGATAGATGCACACACGAAGCGACTTGTGTTCTCTGACGGGCTTAATATTGAAAAATCCTTCGAGCTATATGACCACTTTGTTGACCGTACGATGACAGGGTTTGGTATTGGTACCAACCTCACTAACGACACCGGCGTACCTGCTCTTAGTATCGTAATGAAGCTCGTTAAATGCAATGGCCAACCTGTTTGCAAAATTTCTGATAACCCTGAAAAGACATCGTGCAGCGATCCAACGTTCGTCGCTTATCTCCGCCAAATTTTTAACAAGCTAGATTAGCGTTAGAGGTGGCTTGGCAAGAAAAATCACATACGGTCTTTCAATAGTTAAGCTTCCAGCTTATGTGACTGTTAGATTCTACAGTTAGCAGGCATGCCAATGCCTGGCTACCGAAATCAGCCGTAAAGCTGCTTGTACTCAGTTTTGTCAAGCTTCAGCTTAGCCTTTTAACGAGGGCCCTCGAAAGTTGTTCCTCTCATATACTCGAGTATTTGCTCGGACGCACCGGTTGGACGAATCGCTGCAGTCGCGCCGATCGAATCCACAAGTTCCACATTCGGGGTGTGCGGCACGTAAATTCGTTCTTTGCGAAGCGCTATTCCCTACTATTTGAATCATCTGGGACACTATTCCATTTCAGCTTAGTCAGAACAATATTGTTTATCGAAACCCCTTCAACTTTGTTTTTCTGATAGATGCGTTGCACCTGCAGCAGCGCTGTTGTGTCTACCGGGGGGGCGGGGCCGCTCTAACACGTACCGCACAGACATAGAAGCTGT of Massilia sp. KIM contains these proteins:
- the pncB gene encoding nicotinate phosphoribosyltransferase, translating into MTNTAFVPVITSLLENDLYKFTMWQALLHSHPAAHAEYEFTCRNEPKYPLSELADELNAQLDYLCNLRFSDEELDYLRDLRFIKPDFVDFLSLFHLQRKFITVTTEDKRLRVRAIGPMVHTMPFEIYVLQLVNELYFRRFDKQSCLKEGVKRLHQKIGLIKERVQQVATNRAHPFEFFDFGLRRRFSSEMQDLVVATLSSELPTHFKGTSNVHLARKYNLVPIGTHAHEWFGLFQAQETVRLRNFQKAALQAWVDEYRGDLGTALTDMVGMDAFLSDFDLYFAKLFDSLRHDSGDPVIWGEKALAHYAKLRIDAHTKRLVFSDGLNIEKSFELYDHFVDRTMTGFGIGTNLTNDTGVPALSIVMKLVKCNGQPVCKISDNPEKTSCSDPTFVAYLRQIFNKLD